The following is a genomic window from Pseudomonas sp. FP2335.
AACAGCTTCGGGCAGACCAACAGCAGCAACGGGGTGACCGCCATCGAGAGGGTGATGGTCAGCACCAGTACATCGTAGAGATGAGGTTCGAACAGGCCCTGGTCGCGACCGATCTTGAACACCACGAAGGCAAATTCACCGCCTGCCGCCAACACCACGCCCAGGCGCAGGGCGCTTTCGCGGTTGAGGTCGCCCACCAGGCGGCCGACGGCGTAGAGCAGGGGTAATTTCAGGCCGATCAGCAGCAGGGTCAGGCCGATCACCAGCAGTGGGCTGCTGAGCAGCAAGCTGAGGTTGGCGCCCATGCCCACGCTGATGAAGAACAGCCCCAGCAGCAGGCCCTTGAACGGCTCGATCTGGGATTCGAGTTCGTGACGGTATTCCGAATCCGCCAGCAGCAGCCCGGCGAGGAAGGCGCCGAGGGCCATCGACACGCCCACCAGTTCCATCAACCATGCGGTGCCGATGACCACCAGCAGGGCGGTGGCGGTGGACACTTCGCGCAGGCCGGTCTTGGCCACCACGCGAAACACCGGCCGCAACAGGTAGCGCCCGCCGATGATCACCACGGCGATACTGCCGAGGATCTGCAACACATGCTGCAAGCCCTGGGCCTCAGTGGTCGGATGATCGCTGCCGGCCAGCAACGGCACCATGGCGATCAACGGGATGGCTGCGATGTCCTGGAACAGCAGAATGGCAAAGGCCAGGCGCCCATGGGGCTGGTTCAGTTCCTTGCGTTCGGCCAGGCTTTGCAGGCCGAAGGCGGTGGACGACAACGCCAGGCCCAGGCCCAGCACGATCGCGCTGTTCCACGACTGGCCAAACAGCCACAAGGCTACAGCGCCCATCACCAGGCCGGTGAGCAACACCTGGGCCAGGCCGACGCCGAACACCGCCTTGCGCATCACCCACAGACGCTTGGGCGACAGTTCCAGGCCGATGATGAACAGCAGCAACACCACGCCCAACTCGGAAAATTGCGCGACGCTTTGCGGGTTACCCACCAACCCGAGGACTGACGGACCGATGATCACGCCAGCGAACAGGTAGCCCAGCACCGCGCCCAATTGCAGGCGCTTGGCCAGGGGCACGGTCAATACGGCGGCGAGCAGGAACACCACCGCTGCTTGTAACAGGTTGCCTTCATGGGGCATTGGGAACTCCAGGATCTTTAGAGCGAATCAACAGGAGCGTATTAGAGCGCTTTTTACATTTCGAGAATTGTGTTTTTGCGGTGAGTGATGCATGTGGCGTGTCCTTGAGCCAGGAGAGCCTGGCCAAACTATTGAATATCAATCAGGCGGCGGTCTCCAAGATGGAGCGCCGCACCGACATGTACATCAGTACATTGCGAGACTACATCCGTGCGATGGGCGGCGACTTGGAGATTATCGCGACGTTTCCAGACGGCCAGGTCAAGATCGATAACTTTGCCTATTGAAGGCTACCCGGCCCTGTGCCGGGTTTGCGTTTCACCGGCCAGCGATACAACCCCACCCCCAACCCCACCAGAATGACAGCCATCGAAACCAGCTCCAGCCAGGAAACCCGCTCCCCAATGATCAGCATCGAACTGGCGATCCCAAACACCGGGATCAGCAGCGACAGCGGTGCCACCGTCGATACCGGGTACGCCTTGAGCAATGAGTTCCAGCCCCAGTAGGCAAAGTGCGTGGCCAGGTAGACCTGGAACAGGATCGAGCCGATGGCCGTGGCGTCCAGGTGGGCGGGCAGGCTTTCGAACGCAGCGTTGCCGTGCATCCACCAGGCCATCAGGAACAGCGGGATCGGTGGAAACAGGCTGGCCCAGACCATGAACGCGAAGATTTCCTTCACCCCTGAGCGTTTGATGATCACGTTGCCCACGCTCCACGCCAGTGCGCTGAGTACGATCAGCATGACCCCCAGCACCGCGTGGCTACCCTCCTGGGTGACGACAATGCCCGCCAGGCCGAGCAAAGTCAGCCCGGCGCCGACCAGTTGGGCGTCACGCAGGGTTTCGTTGAACAGCACCACGCCCCAGCCGAGGGTGAAGAACACGCTGAGCTGGATGATCAGCGAAGCGATGCCGGGGCTCACGCCTATCTGGATGCCGTAGTTGATCACGCCCCACATGCCCAAGCCGAAAATCACCCCGTAAGCCGCTACATAGGCGAAGTGCACGGCGGGGCGTCGGATGAAGAACACCAGCGGCAAGGCGGCGAGGGCGAAGCGGATGCCGGTGAGTACGAAGGGGTCGATACCGCGCAGGCCAAGCTTGGTAATGGGAAAGTTCAAACCCCAGACCAGAGTGACGAGGATGGCAAGTGCCAGGTGTTTCTTGAGCATGGTCGTTCCCTTGAGCTGGCTGGCGTGTCCAAAGGCAACGATGGTAGGCGGCGTTCTCATGGCCCGCTTGCTATGCCAGGTCATGTTTTGACAAAATCGGGCCATGATCCCGACCTTCACCCACGATGACCCCGAAGCCGTAGTGACGCTGCACGAATATGCCTCGGGCACCGTGTTTGCGCGCCACGCCCACAGCCGTGGCCAGTTCGCCTATGCGTCCACGGGGGCGATGAAGATGTTTACCGACCTTGGCAATTGGGTGGTGCCGCCGCAGCGGGCGATCTGGGTGCCCGGCGGCGTGCCCCATGAAATGCACATGCGTGGCGATGTGGTCATGCTCAACACCTATCTCTCTGACGCCGCTGCCCGGCGCGCAGGTTTGCAGGGGCATTGCCAGGTGTTCGAGGTGTCGCCGCTGCTGCGCCATTTGCTGGAGGCGGCACTGGCGATTGATCCGGCGGCGGGGCCCAGTGTCAGGCAGCATTGCGTGCTGACGTTGCTGGTGGATGAAATCGGTGCCATGCCAGAGCTGCCCCTCAGCGCGCCGCTGCCGTTAGAGCCTCGGCTCGCCCGCGCCTGCCAGCGCTTCCTGGACGCGCCCACGCAGACCATCGCCCTCGACACCATGGCCGAATGGTCAAGCATGAGCCGGCGCACCTTTACCCGTCAGTTCCTTGAACACACTGGCATGACCTTCGTGGCCTGGCGCCAGCAGGTGTGCCTGCTGGAAGCCACCGCGCGGCTCAGCCACGGTGCCTCGATTACCGACGTGGCGCTGGCATTGGGCTTCAGCAGCTCCAGCGCATTTACCTCGGTGTTCCGGCGCAACGTGGGGGAGGCGCCGGCGCGCTACCTGGCCAAATCAAGGGCGGCGGCGTTGTTCTGATCGTTCATCGGTCAGGATTCACCGTTGCGCCGGCCACGCTTTGTTACTATCGCCGTCCATCGTCACCAGGAGTCACCGGCCCATGCAGCACCAGTGGGATGAAATGCACCGCACCCGCAAGCCCACCTTTGTGTTGTGTGGCGAGCCCCAGGGGGATGTGCTCAATCTCTACGTTCACGGTTATTCGGCCTTCTTCAACCGTCAGCAACTGGGTAATTTCAAGGCGCAACTGGCGAGTATCGAAGGCTCGACCAATGTGATGCTGTTCTGGCCGGCCGGGCATTTTCTGGAAAACCTGTTCGCGCCGTTCAAGGAGGTGATCGCTGCGATGCTCGGCGGCGGTGGCCTGGGCGCCGCTACCGTGGGGGTGGGCAAGGCGATTGCGTATTTTCTCGACCATTACAAAAGTGTTGAGGCGCGTGTCGACGAAGTCGCCCAGACCCTGTTGCCTGAACTGGCCAACTTTCTGCACGCCGAGGCCCTGCCGGTGCGGCGCATCAACCTGATCGGGCATTCCCTCGGCGCGCGGATTCTGGTCAAAAGCCTGTTGGCCAGCCCTGAGGTGGCTCGTGAACTGCCGTTGAATCACTTGCTGCTGATGGGCGGGGCGATCTGTACGTCGAGCCCATGGGATCAAGTCTCGGCGCCGCTGCAGGGCCGGCTGATCAACTGCCATTCCAGCAAGGATTGGGCACTGGCGATCAAGCCGGACAACGAGCGCTGCATCGGTCGTTATGCCATCCCGCTCACGCCCGCCCTCAAGCCCAAGGTCACCAATGTGCACCTGGCAACTTTCGATCACGCCGCCTACTGGCCGCAGCTTAAAACGGTGGTGCAATACACCGACCTGTTGCAGGAACGGCGCGGCATGATCCGCGCCGACCAGCGCAGCAGCGAGGTGCGCTTTGCCGAAGAGGACGCCGAACTGTTCCCGGCACTGGTGCAGGCGCGGCCGGATGAGTTGAAGTTCCTTGCCGAACTGATGGCGCAAAAACGCAGCGCGTCGATTGATGCCAGCGTGCGCGAGCCGCTGAAACTGGCCATCGAGCTGCAACGCATGGGCGGCGACAGCTTTATGAACCTGGCCCGTGGCCATGGCGTGGGGTATCGACAGATCGCCGAGGATGTCGCGCAACGGCTGGGGATCAAGTTTGATCAGCCGGTTGCAACCGTGGCGTTGGCGGACATCGAGGCACAGGTCGCGCAGCAGCTCATCGAACAATACAAGGGCAAACTCAACAGCGCTGACCGGCAAGCCTTCGACGCCGAACTCAAGGCCGCGGCGCAAAAAGAGCAGGGCTTGTTCAATCGTTTCGACATGGGCCGCTCGGCGACCACGGCGTTGAGTGGCACGGCGCTGGCCGGGCTCACCGGTTTCATCCTGCGGCGCGGTGCGGCCACGGCGATTCCGCTGGTGGGCCAGGCGTTGGCGGCCGCGATGTTGCTGGTGAGCGGGGTGCGTGCATTTTCCGGCCCGGCCTATTCGATTACCACCTTGGCGGTGCTGGTGGTCGGCGTGATCCGTCAGCGCATGGAGCGCGAGGCGCTGAACCAGGAAATGGACCTGGTGGTGCAAGTCGTGGAAGCGTTTGACCTGCCCAGGGACACGGTAATGCGCACGGTCGCGTCCGACTGCTAAGCTGCGCGCCTGTCTAGTGTGTTTGCCTGGGATACCGTGTGAAATTCAGCCTGCCGAAAATTGCCACCGCCCCGTTCTGCCCGCCGGAAGTGGCCGGCTCCGTTGCCGTCGACCCCAAGGCTTCGTTCTTCAAGCGCATGCTGATGTTCGCCGGCCCCGGCCTGTTGATCTCCATCGGCTATATGGACCCCGGCAACTGGGCCACGGCCATCGAGGCCGGTTCACGTTACGGCTACAGCCTGTTGTTCGTGGTGCTGCTGGCCAGCCTGGCGGGGATGGCGGTGCAGTGCTTGTGCTCGCGGCTGGGCATCGCCACTGGCAAGGACCTCGCGCAACTGTGCCGCGAGCGCTACAGCCGGCGCTCTGCCCGCACCCAGTGGGCGCTGGCGGAAATCTCCATCATTGCCACCGACCTGGCCGAAGTGCTCGGCTGCGCCCTGGCGTTTCACTTGCTGCTGGGGGTGTCGCTGACCACCGGCATTGTCATCACCGCCTTCGATACGCTGCTGATCCTGGCCCTGCAGAACCGAGGCTTCCGGCGCCTGGAAGCGATCATGCTGGCGCTGGTGGCGACCATCGGCGTGTGTTTCTTTATCGAACTGGTGCTGATCAAACCGTATTGGCCGGATGTGTTCAGCGGCTTTACGCCGTCACTCTCGGCGATCAGCGACGCTGCGCCGTTGTACCTGGCCATCGGTATTCTCGGCGCGACGGTCATGCCGCATAACCTCTACCTGCACACCTCGATCGTGCAGACCCGTCTGATCGGCAAGGACCTCGCCAGCAAACAGGACGCGGTCAAACTGGCGCGCATCGACACCATCGGCTCGCTGGCCCTGGCCTTGCTGGTCAATGCCGCGATCCTGACCCTCGCCGCCGCCGCGTTCTACAAGAGTGGCCACACCGATGTGGTCGAGATCCAGGACGCCTACCATCTGCTCGACCCATTGGTGGGCGGCGCGTTTGCCAGCATTCTGTTCGGCATCGCCTTGCTGGCGTCGGGGCAAAGCTCGACGTTCACCGGCACCATTGCCGGGCAGGTGATCATGGAGGGTTACCTCAACCTGCGCATTCCCTGCTGGCAACGCCGCCTGATCACCCGCGGCCTGGCGCTGATCCCGGCGTTCCTCGGCGTGTGGCTGATGGGCGATGCGGCCATCGGCAAGCTGTTGATCCTCAGCCAGGTGGTGCTCAGCCTGCAATTGCCGTTTGCGTTGTTCCCGCTGATCCGCATGACCGGAGACAAGCAGCTAATGGGGCCGTTTGTGAACCGGCTGCCGACGCGGGTGTTGGCGTGGTTTCTGTTTACCGTGATCAGCGGGGCGAATGCGTGGTTGATTGGGCAGTGGCTGTTTTAAATCATCGATCCCAATACGGCACGGTCCCAAAACACTCCACAAAGTAATCAATCACCGTGCGCACCTTCAGCGACAACCGCCGGCTCCCCGGCCATAGTGCGGCGATCTGCTGCGGCTCCAGTGTGGTCGCCACTTCGTATTCGCTCAGCACCGCCTGCAAGGTGCCGGCGCGCAAGCCTTCGCCGATCAGCCAGGAGGGGAACACGACCAGCCCAAGGCCTTGTTCGGCGGCGTGGGTGAGAGTGTCGGCGTGGTTGCCGGTGATCGGGCCCTTGACGCTGTAGGGCGTCCAGTCGCTGCCGGCGCGGCGGAAGAACCAGCGTTGTTGGCCGGTGATGCCTTTGTAGGCCAGGCATTGGTGGTGGACGAGTTCGTCGGGGTGCTGCGGTGTGCCGTGTCGGGCCAGGTAGGCGGGGCTGGCGGCGATGCGAAAGCGCTGCGGGGCGAAGATGCGCGCCTGCATGCCTGAGTTGTTGAGCACGCCGATGCGAAACAGCAGGTCGGTGCCGTCTTGCAGCGGGTCGACGTAGGTGTCGGTCTGCTGGATGTCCAGTTGCAGCTTGGGATAGCGTCGGCACAGTTCGCCGAGCCACGGTGACAGGTGGCGCTGGCCGAACACCATCGGTGCGTTGATACGTACCAGGCCGCTGGGTTCGCTCTCCTGTTCCTGCAGGGCCTGGCCGGCGGTTTCCAGTTGTTCCAGCAACAGTCGCGCATGATGCCCGAGCAGGCGCCCGGCCTCGGTCGGGCTGACCGCTCGGGTGTGGCGGTAAAGTAACTGCTGGCCCAGGGCGTGCTCCATCAGCTGGATCTGCCGGGAAATGGAGGAGGGTGCCAGGCTTTCCCGGCGGGCCACTTCGGAAAAGCTGCCGTGGTCGAGCACCGCGACGAACAGGCGCAGCGCCTTGAAACTCAATTCATTCAAACCCATGCATCATGACTCCGTGCTGTGCGTTTTGCGCAAAGGTGTTGTCGGCATGCTCCCATTTATTGCATAGCACGGCCACCGGATAATGCGCGCCATGGTTCCTTTCTTGAAACGCAGGTGATGTATGCAGGCAAGTTCTATCGAGGGTGTGGCGTCGGCCCGTCCGAAACATAACCTTCTGCGGCTGTTGTTGCTGCCGTTGGTGATCCTGGCGGGCATGGGCCTGTCGGTGGAGGCAGGCTTGCTCGGGCCGCTGGGCCAGCAAGTCGGGCATTTGTGGGCGACGTTGAGCATCTTTGGCGTTGGTTCGGCGATCTTGTACGTGCTCTTGTTGTTCAGCGGCCCGCAAAAGGGCCCGGCGCTGGCCGACCTGCCGCGCTGGCAATTGATCGGCGGGTTCCTCGGGCCGATGTACGTGGTGGTGTTGACCCTGGCTACGCCGCATATCGGCATCGCGATGACCATGGTCGCGATTTTGTCCGGGCAGGTCGGCAAGAGCGTGCTGATCGACCATTTCGGTTGGTTCGGCACCGCGCGCAAGCGGGTCAACGGCGAGCGCTGGATAGCCCTGGCGTTGATTGTGGTGGCACTTGTTCTGATTGCACGAGGGTAAGGCGATGAATCTGATTCTATTGTTGGTACTGGTCATTGCCGCCGGTGCGGTATTGAGTGTGCAGGCCGCGATCAACGGGCGCCTGGGCCAGACGGTCGGCGTGTTGCGCAGCAGCTTGCTGACCTTTGCCGTCGGTGCGCTCAGCACGGCGCTGCTGATTTTCTTCTTCGAGCCCGCCCAGGCCGTCAGCTTGCTGGACGTGCCGAAATGGCAACTGACCGGCGCCTTGTTCGGCGTGGTGTACATGTTGGTGATGGTCGGCGCGGTGCCTGTGGTCGGCACCGCCGTGGCGACGGTGGCCGTGATCGTCGGTCAATTGGGCATGGGCATGTTGATCGACAACTTCGGCTGGCTGGGCAACCCGGCGATTGAGTTATCCGGGAACCGGATTGTGGCGATGGTCTGTCTGGCACTGGCATTGGTGTTCATGTATCGCAGCAATACTCGCCAGGCCGACTGATGTGGTCAAAGAAATGTGGGAGCAACTGTTGAGCTTTAGCGAGGCTGAGAAGGCGGTGGCATTGCTGGTAGAGGTGTTGGCTGAACCACCGCTTTCGCGGGCAAGCCCGCTCCCACAGGTGATTGGTGTTGATGGATAGTGAGTGTTCGGCTAGAGATCGCCCAGGCACTGCCAATCCCCAGTGGGAGCTGTCGAGCTTTAGCGAGGCTGCGAAGGCGGCGGCACTGCTGGTAGAGAGGTTGCGCCGCAACCATAGAATCTCCCACACCCACACAATCCCGTTCCCACATCGGAAAATAGCTCGGATTGTCGAGCGTCGCTGATTACCATGAGCACTCACTCCTGACTGATGTGCTCCCCATGGCCCTGGCCGCACCCCCCGACCTCAGTGATCATGCCGTTCCCGTGCAGCCCCTGGCACGCACCTATCCGCGTGGGTTGTATGTGGAGCCCCATAGCCATGACTGGGGTCAATTGCTCTACGCCATGAGCGGCGTGATGTGGGTCGAAACCCCGCGCGAAGCCCTGGTGGTGCCGCCCCAGCGTGCTGTCTGGTTGCCGCCGGGGGTGGAGCATGGGATTCGCGTGGTGTCGGAGTTGCAGATGCGCAATATCTACCTGCGCCCCGCATTGGCAGCGACGCTGGACAGCCAGGTGCAGGTGATCGAGGTCGGCGGGCTGCTGCGCGAACTGATCGTGACCTTGGTGGACGAGGGCGACAGCGGTGATGCCGGCTACTACGACGCGGTGGTGCGTCTGGCGTTGCTGGAATTGCAACGGGCGCGGCGCTCGCCAATCCGCATCGCCATGCCGATGGACGCCGACCGTCGTCTAAGCAATGCGTGCCAGGCGGTGATGGTCGCACCATCCCTGGACATCTCCTTCGAACAACACGCCGCAGCCGCCGGGGCCAGCGTGCGTACCTTGTCGCGGTTGTTCCAAAGCCACCTGGGCATGGGCTTCGCCGAATGGCGTCGCCAGGTGCAACTGGCCACGGCGGTCGCGGAGTTGATCCAGGGCCAATCGGTGAGCAGTATCGCGCGCGCTCTGGGTTACTCGCCAAGCAGTTTCAGCGACATGTTCCGCCGCGCACTCGGTGTGGCGCCGTCGCACTATGTCGGCTGAGGAATTGGCCGAAATCCTGAAGCACTTGGCCGATGCGTGAGGAGGGCGGGCTCTAGACTGAGCCCATCAACCTACAAGGCGCCACCCCATGAACTACCTCATTTCTCTCGCCATCGGCCTGTTTGTCGGCGTGATCTACGGCGCCTTGGACTTCCGCTCGCCCGCGCCGCCGGCCATCGCCCTGGTGGGTTTGATGGGCATGTTGCTCGGCGAAAAGCTCTGGCCCCTGGGTCGGCAGCTGGTCAGCGGTTGGTGGTCCTGATTTCCCTTTTCCCTGCGATGGATATTGGTCATGAAAGCACTGCAATTTTCCGCTACCGGCGACCTCAACGCCCTGCGCTTCGTCGACGTCGCCACCCCGGTGCCGGGCGCCGATGAAGTGCTGGTGCAGATCAAGGCGGCAGGCTTGAACCCCAGCGATGTGAAAAACCTGCTTGGGCGTTTCCCTTACACCACGTTGCCGCGCATTCCCGGACGTGACTTCGCTGGCGTTGTCGTCGAAGGTCCGCAGGCGTTGCTTGGCCAGGAAGTCTGGGGCACCGGTCGCGACCTCGGTTTTTTTGCCGACGGTTCTCATGCCGAATACCTGAAGGTGGCGGCCAACGGCGTGGCCCGCAAGCCCAGCCATCTGAGCTTCGCCCAAGCCGCCAGCCTTGGTGTTCCCTACACTACCGCCTGGGATGCCCTGGAGCGCAGCGGTGTGGGCAAAGGCACGCGCTTGCTGGTGATTGGTGCCAATGGCGCCGTCGGCGGTGCGGCCTTGGCCCTGGCGAAAATCCGTGGCGCCCAGGTGCTGGCGGCGGTACGGCGCCCGGAGCAGGTTGAGGCATTGCAAGGGCAGGGGGTAGACACGATTGCCCTGGGGCAGCCGGAGGACTTGGGTGCACAGGTCAACCGCGTGTTCACCGGCGGTGCCGATGTGATCTTCGACACCACTGGCTTCTGGCTGCCGGCGGCCGTGGCCGGTCTGGCGCCGTTTGGCCGTATCGCGATCATCGCCGCGCCGCTGGACGGTCATGTGCAACTGCCAGCCCTGGCCTTGTACCGCAAGGGCGGGTCGGTGGTGGGGATCAATTCGTTGCTCTACAACTGCGAGCAATGCGCGCGGATGCTGGAGCAGTTCGGGCGGTTTTTTGATGAGGGGTCGCTGCCGCTGCCGACGGGGTTGCGGGAAGTGGCGTTGGCCGATGGTTTGGTGAGCTATGAGGAAGTGAACAGCGGCAGTGCAGACAAGATCATCTTCTTGCCTTAATGCCATTCAAATGAGGGAGGGGCGAGCCCCCTCCCACAGCTTGATCCCTATCAGGCCTCGGGAACGCCGTTTTCCCACGCCGACCAGTTCTTGAGGATCGCCTGTACCAGCGGGTTACCCGTGCGATACAGGTTCTCCAGCGCCGGCACGAACCCACCCTGGTCCGCGTACTTCAGCAGGTTGTCCACTTCGCTGTAGCCCGGATAAGGCCGGTCGAAGTCCGACCCCGCTCGTACCACCGCCAAGCGTTGAATATCCACTAACCCTTCGCGGCTGGCGCGCAGCAGTGCTTCATAGGTGGAGTTGTCCTCCTGCTGGGTGGTGCAGTACTCGCCTTTGTTGTCGGTGAGCAGCTTGGTCCAGACTTCGGCGCGTTCACTCAGGCGTGTGCCGGAGAACCAGGTATTGCCCGCCAGGGTGTCGCAGCGCGTGACCTGCGGCGGTTGATTGGCCGGGGCGGCCGGGTAGTGTTTGCGCCAGGCAGCGGATTCCTTGCTTTCGCTCAACTTAACCTGGTGCGACAGGGCAAACGCCTTGGCCTGCAACTTGGGGTTGAGCTCAAACACTTCGGTCTTGTAGTCCAGCGGCGGCTTTTCGTTCGGGCCTTTGGTGTTGATGCCGATGTAACCGGTCGGCCAATCCTTTGGCGCGTCCCGCGAGTCCAGTTCCCACTGCGTGCCGAACTCCACCAGATAGTGAGCCCAGGCCGCAGTGCCGATGGTGCCATGCTTGGGGCTGATGCCGGCGATCCCGGCGATCAGGAAGTAGCTCTGGCGCAAGTCGAACTTGGGCGACAAGGCCAGCGCCAGGGTCGACGCGGCGGCATTGGTCTGGCCCATGCCGGTCACCAGCAGGCAGACGTCCTGGGTGTTGCAGCGGATTACCGGGTATTCGGCAGAAAGGCCCGGTACGCGGACTTCCTGCTTGAGTTCCAGGCGATCGATCCAGGTCTGTGCCTCGGGGGCGAACATGGTGATCAGCATCACCTTGGGCTTGATAGGCGCATCCGCCAACACCACAGGGGATAGCAGGGCCAGGCCGACGGCCAGCGAGAGACGGGTAAACAGTTTCATCCAAAGCTCCTTGATCAGAATTGATAACCGACGCCGGCGTAGTAACCCCAGCCGTCCGAACGGGCGCGGAAGTTGCCTTCGCCAAAATTCAACTCGCTGCCGTCCTCCCAGTTGCCGCCGTTGTGAAAGTAGCGACCGACCAGGGTGAAGCGCAGGTGGGTGAACGAGTACAGCAGCACGTTGGTTGCCACCAGGGAATTGGCGGTGCGCGCCGGGTTGTCCTTGTGCAGGTCCGAGCCGAAATCGTAGTTGGTAAAGCCGATGTAGGTCAGCGAGGCACCGTTGTCGAAGCTGCTGATGGGCACGATGTATTTCATTTGCGCACGGTAGCCGTCCCACGAGTATTCATTGCTGGCACCATAGTTTTCCCACTGATAACGCCCGTAGAAATTCGCCGACAGGTTGACCCGCGAGTGAGTCTCGATTTCGGTGCCCAGGCCGCTGTACAGCGTGTTGGCGCGGTTGGCCTGGTTGCTGCCGTGGTCGTAGATCCAGTCGAACGCCACATACCATTCCTTGAACGGCCCGATGGCCAGGCTGCGGCCCGCCAGGTAGTCGATGGAGATGCGCGGCTCGTGCTCCATGAACACTGGCGAGCCATGGTCCCACGCGCCTTTGTCATTGCTGTTACCGATGCCGAGGATCTTGGGCACGTCGATGTAGCCATACAGCTCGAACGGCCCCTTGCGGCCGAAGTACTCGTATTCCAGGTAGATGTCGTCGGACGGCTTGGGGCCGAAGCTGATGTCTTTGCTGCCGATAAGTGTCAGGTCCTGATTGAACCAGTCTGACAGGTAAGCGCCTTTTTTCGTCGGGCTGGCTTCCGGGCTCAGGGTTTCGCCCTGTGCTGAGTCATCGACGGGGTTTTCCTGCGCCAAAATGGGTGCGCTGAGTACTCCCGTAACGACAGCCAGTAGCAGGGAAACACCAAGGGCGCAGGGGTGCCTTGAAGTGGAATGCATTGAAAATCCCTATTCGTACGCGGTTTGAACCCAATTCTTCGGGTCGTGGTGAACTTGGCTGGCAAGTTCGTCCCGCAAACGTTTGCACAGGCTGTACCAACTTTGTCTATTGGCTTGAATAAGCAGGGAAAAAGCGTGATTAATCGACCTTTTGGTCAGAATTGACTGGGTGTCATTGTGTCGAGGCGATTGAACAGATGCATCGCGGTTTCCCGGCGGTATTCGCTCGGCGTCTGCTGCATCTCGATGCGAAAGTGCCGGTTGAAATTGGACAGATTGGCG
Proteins encoded in this region:
- a CDS encoding nucleoside-specific channel-forming protein Tsx, which codes for MHSTSRHPCALGVSLLLAVVTGVLSAPILAQENPVDDSAQGETLSPEASPTKKGAYLSDWFNQDLTLIGSKDISFGPKPSDDIYLEYEYFGRKGPFELYGYIDVPKILGIGNSNDKGAWDHGSPVFMEHEPRISIDYLAGRSLAIGPFKEWYVAFDWIYDHGSNQANRANTLYSGLGTEIETHSRVNLSANFYGRYQWENYGASNEYSWDGYRAQMKYIVPISSFDNGASLTYIGFTNYDFGSDLHKDNPARTANSLVATNVLLYSFTHLRFTLVGRYFHNGGNWEDGSELNFGEGNFRARSDGWGYYAGVGYQF
- a CDS encoding purine nucleoside permease, translated to MKLFTRLSLAVGLALLSPVVLADAPIKPKVMLITMFAPEAQTWIDRLELKQEVRVPGLSAEYPVIRCNTQDVCLLVTGMGQTNAAASTLALALSPKFDLRQSYFLIAGIAGISPKHGTIGTAAWAHYLVEFGTQWELDSRDAPKDWPTGYIGINTKGPNEKPPLDYKTEVFELNPKLQAKAFALSHQVKLSESKESAAWRKHYPAAPANQPPQVTRCDTLAGNTWFSGTRLSERAEVWTKLLTDNKGEYCTTQQEDNSTYEALLRASREGLVDIQRLAVVRAGSDFDRPYPGYSEVDNLLKYADQGGFVPALENLYRTGNPLVQAILKNWSAWENGVPEA
- a CDS encoding zinc-binding alcohol dehydrogenase family protein, whose amino-acid sequence is MKALQFSATGDLNALRFVDVATPVPGADEVLVQIKAAGLNPSDVKNLLGRFPYTTLPRIPGRDFAGVVVEGPQALLGQEVWGTGRDLGFFADGSHAEYLKVAANGVARKPSHLSFAQAASLGVPYTTAWDALERSGVGKGTRLLVIGANGAVGGAALALAKIRGAQVLAAVRRPEQVEALQGQGVDTIALGQPEDLGAQVNRVFTGGADVIFDTTGFWLPAAVAGLAPFGRIAIIAAPLDGHVQLPALALYRKGGSVVGINSLLYNCEQCARMLEQFGRFFDEGSLPLPTGLREVALADGLVSYEEVNSGSADKIIFLP
- a CDS encoding DUF1427 family protein translates to MNYLISLAIGLFVGVIYGALDFRSPAPPAIALVGLMGMLLGEKLWPLGRQLVSGWWS
- a CDS encoding helix-turn-helix transcriptional regulator; translated protein: MALAAPPDLSDHAVPVQPLARTYPRGLYVEPHSHDWGQLLYAMSGVMWVETPREALVVPPQRAVWLPPGVEHGIRVVSELQMRNIYLRPALAATLDSQVQVIEVGGLLRELIVTLVDEGDSGDAGYYDAVVRLALLELQRARRSPIRIAMPMDADRRLSNACQAVMVAPSLDISFEQHAAAAGASVRTLSRLFQSHLGMGFAEWRRQVQLATAVAELIQGQSVSSIARALGYSPSSFSDMFRRALGVAPSHYVG
- a CDS encoding DMT family transporter, translating into MNLILLLVLVIAAGAVLSVQAAINGRLGQTVGVLRSSLLTFAVGALSTALLIFFFEPAQAVSLLDVPKWQLTGALFGVVYMLVMVGAVPVVGTAVATVAVIVGQLGMGMLIDNFGWLGNPAIELSGNRIVAMVCLALALVFMYRSNTRQAD